One genomic window of Luteitalea pratensis includes the following:
- a CDS encoding protein kinase domain-containing protein: MPGDSEALYEHVSRALADGEPIDWDALAVDPRTRATLQQLRVLSEVARLHRDTLPDPAAAALPPPPLQAGDFWGHLTLRGELGRGARGHVYRAWDPQLDREVALKLTVDRDTKRGSKDIIAEARLLARVKHPHVATVFGAERRSGLVGLWMELVEGETLEAMLLRVGRFNAREVALIGIDVCSALSAVHAAGLLHRDVKAQNVMRDRNGRLVLMDFGTGRDAVSDEGAFVHDEVGTPLYMAPELFRSGKASVQSDIYSVGVLLYRLVTGSVPIEAHSPESLKAAHFAGQRVRLADVRSDLPLAFIRVVERALSVDPTERYRSAGELEMALSGLLVPIEPAHPVKARGQRLVTIGAALGSLVAGLAIGGSWWASRPPVPQEVRFAVFPVGPRDEVQSLALSPDGLRLAYVSAGRLQVRRMNDVAAVEFEQTQGVRDPFWSPDGQWIAFFRGVSVWKVRASGGEPQMVAPARRPSSGSWGPDDTLLYSIDHGSSIVAVHAGGGTPRVIRAQHSGLRTELAWPVWTNDGAHFVYSAVSARSGRRVLYLAAAADGVDTPDRELGNIASNALVVGDRVLFVKAGQLQAQHLDVRAGVLVGEAMPVTDGVAINPYDAGDAEMSVAMPLAPRPGQGGPAFATVAYVGVSQSPRQMAIVDASGRLVESLTSAETRDMRLSPDGRMVAVEEVDVETGTREIWVHDLERRSRIRLTQHPAEDIAPVWSRDSGFVYFISARTGRWTLFGISAHGGQREVELFAFDGRVIPNEITPDGRSLVFQRLDQQGGWDIWIRSMAGGEATPLVQSSHNDHEPAISPDGRYLAYSTPESGGQQVWVMPLPADGRRWRVSSDYGREPAWSADGRMLYFHGLNRTLMRASADLTGNTPILGVAQGLFTIPFRGYDMRSHFAAFPGGTRFLVSVPPDALPPASATVILNAPIP, encoded by the coding sequence ATGCCTGGCGATTCGGAGGCGCTGTACGAGCACGTGTCCCGTGCGTTGGCCGATGGCGAGCCCATCGACTGGGATGCGCTCGCCGTCGATCCGAGGACACGCGCGACGCTGCAGCAATTGCGGGTGCTGTCCGAAGTGGCCCGGCTGCACCGTGACACGCTGCCCGACCCCGCCGCCGCCGCGCTCCCGCCTCCGCCCCTGCAGGCCGGCGACTTCTGGGGGCACCTCACGCTGCGTGGGGAACTCGGGCGTGGCGCGCGAGGCCACGTCTATCGCGCCTGGGACCCGCAACTCGATCGCGAGGTGGCCCTCAAGCTCACGGTGGATCGGGACACCAAACGGGGAAGCAAGGACATCATCGCCGAGGCGCGCCTGCTGGCGCGCGTGAAGCATCCGCACGTCGCCACGGTGTTCGGCGCCGAGCGTCGGAGTGGCCTCGTCGGCCTGTGGATGGAACTGGTCGAGGGCGAGACGCTCGAGGCCATGTTGCTGCGGGTCGGGCGCTTCAATGCACGCGAGGTGGCGCTCATCGGCATCGACGTCTGTTCGGCGCTGTCGGCTGTGCACGCGGCGGGCCTGCTGCATCGCGACGTGAAGGCGCAGAACGTCATGCGCGACCGCAACGGGCGCCTGGTGCTGATGGACTTCGGCACTGGCCGCGACGCGGTGTCGGACGAGGGGGCGTTCGTCCACGACGAAGTCGGCACGCCGCTGTACATGGCACCCGAGCTGTTTCGGAGCGGCAAGGCCAGCGTCCAGAGCGATATCTACAGCGTCGGCGTCCTGCTGTATCGGCTCGTCACCGGCTCGGTTCCGATCGAGGCGCATTCCCCCGAGTCCCTCAAGGCGGCACATTTCGCGGGACAGCGGGTCCGTCTCGCCGATGTCCGCAGCGACCTGCCGCTCGCCTTCATCCGGGTCGTCGAACGCGCGCTCTCGGTCGACCCCACCGAGCGTTATCGGAGTGCGGGCGAACTCGAAATGGCCCTCTCGGGACTGCTCGTGCCGATCGAACCGGCACACCCCGTGAAGGCGAGAGGGCAGCGGCTTGTGACGATTGGCGCGGCGCTGGGATCGCTTGTCGCGGGACTGGCCATCGGTGGGTCGTGGTGGGCATCGCGGCCTCCAGTGCCGCAAGAGGTGAGGTTCGCAGTCTTCCCTGTCGGCCCCCGCGACGAGGTGCAGAGCCTCGCGCTCTCGCCTGACGGGCTGCGGCTGGCATACGTCTCCGCGGGACGGCTGCAGGTGCGGCGGATGAACGACGTCGCTGCCGTCGAGTTCGAACAGACGCAGGGGGTACGCGATCCCTTCTGGTCGCCGGACGGACAGTGGATCGCCTTCTTTCGGGGCGTGTCGGTGTGGAAGGTACGCGCCTCCGGCGGGGAACCGCAGATGGTGGCCCCCGCGCGCAGGCCGTCGTCCGGATCCTGGGGACCTGACGACACGCTGCTGTACTCGATCGATCACGGTTCGTCGATCGTCGCGGTCCATGCCGGTGGCGGCACGCCCCGGGTGATTCGCGCGCAGCACTCGGGGCTGCGCACTGAACTGGCGTGGCCCGTCTGGACCAACGATGGCGCGCATTTCGTCTACTCGGCCGTCAGCGCGCGTTCTGGTCGCCGGGTGCTGTACCTGGCGGCGGCAGCCGACGGCGTGGACACGCCGGATCGTGAGTTGGGCAACATCGCCTCCAACGCGCTGGTCGTCGGCGACCGTGTCTTGTTCGTGAAGGCGGGTCAACTGCAGGCGCAGCATCTGGACGTGCGCGCCGGCGTCCTGGTGGGCGAGGCCATGCCGGTGACCGACGGTGTCGCCATCAATCCGTACGATGCCGGCGACGCCGAGATGTCGGTAGCCATGCCCCTCGCGCCCAGACCCGGCCAGGGCGGGCCGGCGTTCGCGACGGTCGCGTACGTCGGCGTGAGCCAGAGTCCGCGACAGATGGCCATCGTCGACGCGTCGGGCAGGCTCGTCGAATCGCTCACGTCCGCCGAGACACGGGACATGCGGCTCTCGCCCGACGGACGGATGGTCGCCGTCGAAGAAGTCGATGTAGAGACAGGGACTCGCGAGATCTGGGTGCACGACCTGGAGCGCCGATCCCGGATCCGGCTGACGCAACACCCGGCCGAGGACATCGCGCCGGTGTGGTCGCGCGACAGCGGCTTCGTGTACTTCATCTCGGCGCGCACGGGTCGCTGGACCCTGTTCGGCATCTCGGCGCATGGCGGCCAGCGCGAAGTGGAGCTCTTCGCGTTCGACGGACGTGTCATCCCGAACGAGATCACGCCGGATGGTCGTTCGCTGGTGTTCCAGCGGCTCGACCAGCAGGGCGGGTGGGACATCTGGATCCGATCGATGGCGGGTGGCGAAGCGACGCCGCTGGTGCAGTCGAGCCACAACGATCACGAACCCGCGATCTCACCTGACGGGCGGTACCTCGCCTATTCCACGCCGGAGTCTGGCGGACAGCAGGTGTGGGTGATGCCGCTGCCGGCCGACGGGCGGCGCTGGCGGGTGTCGTCCGACTATGGCCGGGAGCCTGCCTGGAGCGCGGATGGCCGCATGCTCTACTTCCACGGGCTGAATCGAACCCTGATGCGGGCGAGTGCGGACCTCACCGGGAACACGCCGATACTCGGCGTCGCGCAAGGGCTCTTCACGATTCCGTTCCGCGGCTACGACATGCGATCCCATTTCGCCGCCTTTCCGGGTGGGACACGCTTCCTCGTCAGCGTGCCACCTGACGCTCTGCCTCCCGCGTCGGCCACGGTCATCCTCAACGCGCCGATCCCCTGA
- a CDS encoding DUF2490 domain-containing protein, whose product MTSLVRLTVLATVLAMCPGSASGQAIVDQWDAQLWVQWNSQIPVADTWGLILEAQPRWNENFSHYDQVTLRAGLFKRVTPKLQVSAAYAFVPRHTVLGTLYEHQAYEQASFVLPRIGKWTAQARVREDQRYLGQWGELSHRMREQFRFTRPIPSVPSWAMVLHQELFINWSDTHLGPAAGFDQHRLFAGVNHPVTSAIAVEAGYMWQEVFRLGLRPERHNHIAMLQFQFRPRRGSAPLPPAAPMTLTPSSRAEE is encoded by the coding sequence GTGACGTCGCTGGTCCGCCTCACGGTGCTCGCGACCGTCCTGGCCATGTGCCCGGGTTCAGCATCCGGGCAAGCCATCGTCGACCAGTGGGACGCGCAGCTCTGGGTGCAGTGGAACAGCCAGATTCCAGTCGCGGACACCTGGGGTCTCATCCTCGAGGCGCAGCCCCGTTGGAACGAGAACTTCAGCCACTACGACCAGGTGACCCTTCGCGCGGGGCTGTTCAAGCGCGTCACGCCAAAGCTGCAGGTGAGCGCGGCATACGCATTCGTCCCGAGGCACACGGTCCTCGGCACGCTCTACGAGCACCAGGCGTACGAGCAGGCGTCGTTCGTCCTGCCTCGGATAGGGAAGTGGACGGCGCAGGCGCGCGTGCGCGAGGACCAGCGGTATCTCGGGCAATGGGGCGAGCTCTCGCACCGGATGCGGGAGCAGTTCCGGTTCACGCGTCCGATCCCGAGCGTGCCCTCGTGGGCGATGGTGCTGCACCAGGAGCTGTTCATCAACTGGAGCGACACGCACCTGGGTCCCGCGGCGGGGTTCGACCAGCACCGCTTGTTCGCGGGCGTGAATCATCCGGTGACGAGTGCGATCGCCGTCGAGGCCGGGTACATGTGGCAGGAAGTCTTCCGGCTTGGACTGCGCCCGGAGCGTCACAACCACATCGCGATGCTGCAGTTCCAGTTCCGGCCACGTCGCGGCAGTGCACCGCTGCCGCCCGCCGCCCCCATGACTCTGACGCCAAGCAGTCGCGCCGAGGAGTAG
- a CDS encoding alpha/beta hydrolase family protein, giving the protein MVVLILALLAQSPAPAAATPPAVTAAAADRRNVEVPDTDTHMVLADFATKDAWEAHRARVRLQILTAAGLDPMPEKTPLHPQRFGKLERDGYTIEKVLLETWPGFFLGGNLYVPTTPGKHPAVVSPHGHWNYGRLEHQPLASIPLRAANLARRGHVVFIYDMVGYNDTIQVPHSFNGRRETLWAFSPLGLQLWDSIRVVDYIASLPEVDDTRIGATGASGGGTQTFLLAAVDDRIAYAAPVNMVSAYMQGGSYCENAPGLRLGISNLDIAATLAPKPMLLISATGDWTKHVPQEEYPAIKRIYDLYGAGEKLTEHQVDAPHNYNQETREHVYRFLDQQAFGRTDDGKEKSAPIEKLGDMLALMNHPLPAHALNYDGLLADWQRVARAQADATEDLVVLRARFARVLAVPSLAHVSRDWMGVISRGDGDRILSAWTPGKGRPLVVVHPDGVPAGLALPEVEAARKAKRPLLVLGVFQTGSSVAPRKRTHNHWLTFNVSDDQARVHDIAASLAWLKVDGGADVLATGAARYWAAVAVAATGGSHALAFDVNALSGDDQVLEEQCFIPALQRAGGLRTVQRLVARSDSWPRSSSGQGSLR; this is encoded by the coding sequence ATGGTCGTGCTGATCCTCGCTCTTCTGGCCCAATCGCCGGCGCCGGCGGCAGCCACGCCGCCCGCCGTGACCGCGGCCGCTGCCGATCGCCGCAACGTCGAGGTCCCCGACACCGACACGCACATGGTGCTGGCCGATTTCGCCACGAAAGACGCCTGGGAAGCCCACCGCGCCCGCGTGCGGCTGCAGATCCTCACCGCCGCCGGGCTCGATCCAATGCCCGAGAAGACGCCGCTCCATCCCCAGCGCTTCGGCAAGCTGGAGCGGGACGGCTACACCATCGAGAAGGTGCTGCTCGAGACCTGGCCCGGGTTCTTTCTCGGCGGCAACCTGTACGTGCCGACGACGCCTGGCAAGCATCCGGCGGTGGTGTCGCCGCATGGCCACTGGAATTACGGTCGCCTGGAGCATCAGCCGCTGGCGTCGATACCGCTGCGAGCGGCGAACCTGGCGCGGCGTGGCCATGTCGTCTTCATCTACGACATGGTCGGATACAACGACACGATCCAGGTGCCGCATTCGTTCAACGGCCGCCGCGAAACGCTGTGGGCCTTCAGTCCGCTCGGCCTGCAGTTGTGGGACTCGATCCGCGTCGTGGACTACATCGCATCGCTCCCCGAAGTGGATGACACCCGCATCGGCGCCACTGGCGCCTCCGGGGGCGGGACGCAGACGTTCCTGCTCGCCGCCGTGGACGATCGCATCGCCTACGCCGCGCCGGTCAACATGGTGTCGGCCTACATGCAGGGCGGGTCGTATTGTGAGAATGCTCCAGGGCTTCGCCTCGGGATCAGCAACCTGGACATCGCCGCGACACTGGCGCCCAAACCGATGCTCCTGATTTCCGCGACCGGCGACTGGACCAAGCACGTGCCCCAGGAGGAGTACCCGGCGATCAAACGGATCTACGACCTGTATGGGGCGGGCGAGAAGTTGACCGAGCACCAGGTCGACGCACCGCACAACTACAACCAGGAGACACGGGAGCACGTGTACCGCTTCCTCGACCAGCAGGCGTTCGGGCGCACCGATGACGGCAAGGAGAAGTCGGCGCCGATCGAGAAGCTGGGCGACATGCTGGCGCTGATGAACCATCCGCTGCCAGCACACGCGCTGAACTACGATGGACTCCTTGCCGACTGGCAGCGCGTGGCCCGTGCGCAGGCCGACGCCACCGAGGATCTGGTCGTGCTGCGGGCGCGGTTCGCACGGGTGCTGGCCGTGCCGTCACTGGCACACGTGTCACGCGATTGGATGGGCGTCATCAGCCGAGGTGATGGCGATCGCATCCTCAGCGCGTGGACCCCTGGCAAGGGACGCCCGCTGGTCGTCGTCCATCCCGACGGCGTGCCCGCGGGGCTCGCGCTCCCCGAGGTCGAGGCGGCGAGAAAGGCGAAGCGCCCGCTGCTGGTCCTCGGCGTGTTCCAGACAGGATCGTCGGTCGCGCCGCGCAAACGAACACATAACCACTGGCTGACCTTCAACGTGAGCGACGACCAGGCGCGCGTGCACGACATCGCGGCGAGCCTGGCCTGGTTGAAGGTCGACGGGGGCGCCGACGTCCTCGCCACGGGAGCGGCCCGCTACTGGGCCGCCGTGGCAGTCGCGGCGACAGGGGGATCGCATGCCCTGGCGTTCGACGTCAACGCGCTCAGCGGCGACGACCAGGTCCTGGAGGAGCAGTGTTTCATCCCGGCGCTGCAGCGGGCAGGCGGCCTGCGCACCGTGCAGCGACTGGTTGCAAGGAGTGATTCGTGGCCGCGTTCGTCCTCAGGGCAGGGCTCGTTACGGTAA
- a CDS encoding RNA recognition motif domain-containing protein, whose product MAKSLFVGNIPYQISEPELEEMFAQAGAVESVTVMRDRMTGRPRGFAFVSMANDDDAQKAIQQFDGAQLGGRAIAVNEARPRPERGPGDFGGGGGGFGGGRPGGGGGRKPGGGGGRGGGGYGGGGGGGGRREPRW is encoded by the coding sequence GTGGCGAAGAGCCTGTTCGTCGGGAACATCCCATACCAGATCAGTGAGCCCGAACTCGAGGAGATGTTCGCGCAGGCTGGTGCCGTGGAGAGCGTCACCGTCATGCGCGATCGCATGACCGGCCGCCCACGCGGTTTCGCGTTCGTCTCGATGGCGAACGACGACGACGCCCAGAAGGCGATCCAGCAATTCGATGGCGCGCAGCTCGGTGGCCGCGCGATTGCGGTGAACGAAGCGCGTCCCCGTCCGGAGCGCGGCCCCGGCGACTTCGGTGGTGGGGGCGGTGGATTCGGTGGCGGCCGCCCCGGTGGTGGTGGCGGGCGCAAGCCGGGCGGCGGCGGTGGTCGCGGTGGTGGAGGGTATGGCGGCGGTGGTGGCGGCGGTGGCCGTCGCGAGCCACGCTGGTAG
- a CDS encoding aldo/keto reductase yields MQTRQLGRTDLHITAIGFGAWAIGGEWRFGWGPQDDTDSIAAIRQAVSRGMNWIDTAPAYGLGHSEEVVASALADIPRADRPYVFTKCSLVWGEDRVVTHDVSGPSIRREVEESLRRLQMDAIDLYQIHWPRWHSAPAPSPGSVAEAWETLADLKQQGKVRHIGVSNFTVNDLETAEAIAPVGSLQPPYSMLRRGIEADLLPYCRDKNIGVLGYSPMLSGLLTGAMTRERIAALADSDWRRNNKEFQEPQLSANLVLVDLLRAIGARHGRSAGEVAIAWTLRHPVVTAAIVGGRSAAQVDGVVGAAGFTLSSGELAEIEHALPRA; encoded by the coding sequence ATGCAGACACGCCAACTCGGGCGCACCGACCTTCACATCACGGCGATCGGCTTCGGAGCGTGGGCCATCGGCGGCGAATGGCGCTTCGGTTGGGGCCCCCAGGACGATACCGACTCCATTGCGGCCATCCGGCAGGCAGTCAGCCGCGGCATGAACTGGATCGACACGGCGCCGGCATATGGTCTCGGGCATTCTGAGGAGGTGGTCGCCAGCGCACTCGCGGACATTCCGCGCGCCGACCGGCCGTACGTCTTCACGAAGTGCAGCCTCGTATGGGGCGAGGATCGGGTCGTCACGCATGACGTGTCGGGCCCGTCCATCCGCCGTGAAGTCGAGGAAAGCCTGCGCCGGCTCCAGATGGACGCCATCGACCTCTACCAGATTCACTGGCCGCGCTGGCATTCGGCGCCGGCGCCGTCACCGGGCAGCGTCGCCGAAGCGTGGGAGACACTGGCTGACCTGAAGCAGCAGGGGAAGGTCCGCCATATCGGTGTCTCGAACTTCACCGTCAACGACCTCGAGACCGCCGAGGCCATCGCGCCAGTCGGGTCATTGCAGCCGCCATACTCGATGCTGCGCCGTGGCATCGAAGCCGACCTGCTGCCGTATTGCCGCGACAAGAACATCGGTGTGCTCGGGTACAGCCCGATGCTGTCGGGCCTGCTGACCGGCGCGATGACGCGTGAGCGGATCGCGGCACTGGCCGACAGCGACTGGCGTCGGAACAACAAGGAATTCCAGGAGCCGCAGCTCTCGGCCAACCTTGTGCTCGTCGACCTCTTGCGCGCCATTGGCGCGCGCCACGGGCGGTCGGCGGGGGAGGTCGCCATCGCATGGACGCTCCGGCATCCGGTCGTGACGGCCGCCATCGTCGGCGGCCGATCGGCGGCGCAGGTCGATGGCGTGGTCGGCGCGGCCGGGTTCACGTTGTCGTCCGGAGAACTGGCGGAGATCGAACACGCGCTGCCGCGTGCCTGA
- a CDS encoding WD40/YVTN/BNR-like repeat-containing protein has product MADRVLLTIGTKKGVFVAESAKKRGRFDLRGPFGEGVPVYSSLVDTRGSTPKIYASSCNPFFGMKVLKSTDLGRSFKETKSAPAFPKDDGRALANIWSLEMGAGKKELLAGVEPAALFRSPDGGDSWALVDGISNHPHARQWQPGNGGLCMHTIVRSGDRVHLGISTGGHYLSEDGGQTFVASNEGVGAGFSPNPYPEFGQCVHKIARHEDLPSRLYMQNHGGWSEWAGPGGPRPGIGVLRSDDYGHSWRSIADGLPSDFGFPILVHPHDPDTVYVAPLEPSTRTCPGGTPAIWRSENGGGSWRKLTKGLPRKASYFTILRDAMDVDRLKTPALYFGTTTGQLWIGREGGEQWDCVFDALPPIHNVKVAIV; this is encoded by the coding sequence ATGGCTGACCGTGTGCTTCTCACCATTGGCACGAAGAAGGGCGTGTTCGTCGCTGAGTCCGCCAAGAAGCGGGGCCGTTTTGATCTGCGTGGTCCCTTCGGCGAAGGCGTGCCGGTGTATTCGAGCCTCGTCGATACGCGCGGCAGCACCCCGAAGATCTACGCGTCGAGCTGCAATCCGTTCTTCGGCATGAAGGTGTTGAAATCGACCGACCTGGGCCGATCGTTCAAAGAGACGAAGTCCGCTCCTGCGTTCCCGAAGGACGATGGACGCGCGCTCGCGAACATCTGGTCGCTCGAGATGGGCGCCGGCAAGAAGGAACTGCTGGCGGGCGTCGAGCCTGCGGCATTGTTCCGCAGCCCCGATGGCGGCGACTCGTGGGCGTTGGTCGACGGCATCAGCAATCATCCGCACGCACGTCAATGGCAGCCCGGCAACGGCGGCCTGTGCATGCACACGATTGTCCGCAGCGGCGACCGGGTGCACCTCGGCATTTCCACCGGTGGTCACTACCTCAGTGAGGACGGCGGCCAGACGTTCGTTGCGTCGAACGAGGGTGTCGGCGCCGGTTTCTCGCCCAATCCGTATCCCGAATTCGGCCAGTGCGTGCACAAGATCGCGCGGCACGAAGACCTGCCCTCCCGGCTCTACATGCAGAACCACGGCGGCTGGTCCGAGTGGGCGGGCCCCGGCGGGCCGCGACCCGGCATCGGCGTGCTCAGGAGCGACGACTACGGTCATAGCTGGCGATCGATCGCGGATGGCCTGCCGAGTGACTTCGGATTCCCGATCCTCGTGCACCCGCACGATCCGGACACGGTGTATGTGGCACCGCTCGAGCCGTCCACGCGCACGTGTCCGGGAGGCACGCCGGCGATATGGCGCAGCGAGAACGGCGGCGGCTCGTGGCGCAAGCTCACGAAGGGCCTGCCGCGCAAGGCGAGCTACTTCACCATCCTCAGGGATGCGATGGACGTCGATCGGTTGAAGACGCCGGCGCTCTATTTCGGCACGACGACCGGTCAGCTGTGGATCGGGCGCGAAGGCGGCGAGCAGTGGGACTGCGTGTTCGACGCGCTGCCTCCCATCCACAACGTCAAGGTCGCGATCGTGTGA
- a CDS encoding L-serine ammonia-lyase yields MTDERLSIVDIFKIGVGPSSSHTLGPWRAAQQCLARWAWSPGLEGLTTIDAHLYGSLAKTGRGHGTDIAVIAGLLGADPEVCDMTDVHARAQRALEEHAITLPGGDRVGLHVHFHTHESLPAHPNGLRFEGQWADQRQEQLTCFSIGGGFVAWESDDGQPRSTVTLPYPIDTADDLLRWCRETGLSISGVVLANEAAWRPEAETRAFVGRVWQVMRECMHRGCHTPGLLPGGLNVRRRAADLNARLVGDTGASDIDAWFKAIGARGHGFAWTLDWVTAFALAVNEENACFGRVVTAPTNGAAGVVPAVLAYDVVFGTGPATFDRIVRFLVTASEVGCLFKKGATISAAMGGCQAEIGVSSAMAAAALAEVNGGSPSQVLMAAEIAMEHHLGLTCDPVGGLVQIPCIERNTMGAIKAITAAQLALSSDPAHAKVSLDAVIHTMWATAQDMSAKYKETADGGLALHIPLSLSEC; encoded by the coding sequence ATGACCGACGAACGGCTGTCGATCGTCGACATCTTCAAGATCGGCGTGGGCCCGTCGAGTTCCCACACCCTCGGGCCGTGGCGTGCCGCGCAGCAGTGCCTGGCGCGATGGGCTTGGTCGCCCGGCCTGGAGGGCCTGACGACGATCGACGCCCATCTCTACGGATCGCTGGCGAAGACCGGCCGCGGACACGGGACCGACATCGCCGTCATCGCCGGGTTGCTGGGCGCCGACCCCGAGGTCTGCGACATGACCGACGTGCATGCCCGCGCGCAGCGAGCGCTCGAGGAGCACGCCATCACGCTGCCCGGCGGCGACCGCGTTGGCCTGCACGTGCACTTCCATACCCACGAGTCACTGCCGGCTCATCCGAACGGTCTGCGCTTCGAAGGGCAGTGGGCCGATCAGCGCCAGGAGCAGTTGACGTGCTTCTCCATCGGCGGCGGCTTCGTCGCATGGGAGTCAGACGATGGGCAGCCGCGCAGCACCGTGACACTGCCGTACCCCATCGACACCGCCGACGATCTGCTGCGATGGTGTCGTGAGACGGGGCTGTCGATTTCCGGTGTCGTGCTGGCCAACGAGGCGGCGTGGCGGCCCGAGGCCGAGACGCGCGCGTTCGTCGGCCGCGTGTGGCAGGTGATGCGCGAATGCATGCACCGCGGCTGCCACACACCGGGCCTCCTGCCAGGCGGGTTGAACGTGCGCCGGCGGGCCGCCGACCTGAACGCACGACTGGTGGGGGACACCGGCGCGAGCGACATCGACGCCTGGTTCAAGGCGATCGGCGCCCGCGGTCATGGGTTTGCGTGGACCCTCGACTGGGTCACGGCCTTCGCGCTCGCCGTCAACGAGGAGAACGCGTGTTTCGGACGCGTCGTCACCGCGCCGACCAACGGCGCGGCAGGGGTGGTGCCTGCCGTCCTCGCCTACGACGTGGTCTTCGGCACGGGGCCTGCCACATTCGACCGTATCGTGCGCTTCCTCGTCACCGCGTCGGAAGTGGGCTGCCTGTTCAAGAAGGGCGCGACGATTTCGGCCGCGATGGGTGGGTGCCAGGCCGAGATCGGCGTCTCGTCGGCAATGGCCGCCGCGGCGCTCGCGGAGGTGAACGGCGGATCACCGAGCCAGGTGCTGATGGCTGCGGAGATCGCCATGGAGCACCACCTCGGCCTCACCTGCGATCCCGTCGGCGGGTTGGTGCAGATTCCGTGCATCGAGCGCAACACGATGGGCGCGATCAAGGCGATCACCGCGGCGCAACTCGCCCTCTCGAGCGATCCCGCGCATGCGAAGGTCTCGCTCGACGCCGTGATTCACACGATGTGGGCGACAGCACAGGACATGAGCGCGAAGTACAAGGAAACGGCCGACGGCGGCCTTGCGTTGCACATTCCGCTGAGCCTCTCGGAATGCTAG
- a CDS encoding ubiquitin-like small modifier protein 1, with the protein MSEIPTVIVFVPAPLRQYCGNASELVVSADTVQQALGEMERTQPQLYRNVCDETGAIRRHLNVFVNDDNVRDLDGVATRLRREDVVTILPAVSGG; encoded by the coding sequence GTGTCAGAGATCCCCACCGTCATCGTCTTCGTACCGGCGCCGCTGCGCCAGTACTGCGGCAATGCATCCGAACTGGTCGTGTCGGCCGACACGGTACAGCAGGCTCTCGGCGAGATGGAACGCACGCAGCCGCAGCTATACCGAAACGTGTGCGACGAGACCGGAGCGATCCGACGGCACCTCAACGTGTTCGTCAACGACGACAACGTGCGCGACCTCGATGGCGTCGCGACCAGGCTGAGGCGGGAGGACGTCGTCACGATCCTTCCCGCCGTTTCAGGAGGCTGA
- a CDS encoding DUF2490 domain-containing protein: protein MAAFVLRAGLVTVMMFAWASAARAQSSPAVQDLQAWVLLLGQIPVGDQWLIHAEVQPRFNDDISQADQLLLRGGIGRRFGRRVTAWAGYGYGQKWNGAPVTHEQRTWEQVNATLPKLGKWAPSMRFRQEQRFLEQSGDWSHRFRALGRVVHPIGASPWSFAAWDEWFVTLDDTANGPRQGFDQNRVYLTALRKISSAVTLECGYMWQHSAATTKAPERNGHTLFTSFTYAPPVR from the coding sequence GTGGCCGCGTTCGTCCTCAGGGCAGGGCTCGTTACGGTAATGATGTTCGCGTGGGCGTCTGCCGCCCGCGCGCAGTCCAGTCCAGCAGTGCAGGATCTTCAAGCCTGGGTGTTGTTGCTCGGTCAGATTCCTGTCGGCGATCAGTGGCTGATTCACGCGGAGGTACAACCGCGCTTCAACGACGACATCAGTCAGGCGGACCAGTTGCTGCTCCGCGGCGGAATCGGCCGCCGTTTCGGGCGGCGGGTCACGGCGTGGGCAGGCTACGGGTACGGCCAGAAATGGAACGGGGCGCCTGTCACGCACGAGCAGCGCACGTGGGAGCAGGTGAACGCGACCCTGCCGAAGCTGGGCAAGTGGGCGCCGTCGATGCGATTCCGGCAGGAACAGCGCTTCCTCGAGCAGTCGGGCGATTGGTCGCACAGATTCCGCGCGCTCGGACGGGTCGTACACCCGATCGGCGCGAGTCCGTGGTCGTTTGCGGCGTGGGATGAGTGGTTCGTGACGTTGGACGACACGGCCAACGGGCCGCGCCAGGGCTTCGACCAGAATCGCGTGTACCTCACGGCGCTCCGCAAGATCTCGTCGGCCGTCACGCTCGAGTGCGGATACATGTGGCAGCACTCGGCGGCAACCACGAAGGCGCCCGAGCGAAACGGCCATACGCTGTTCACGTCGTTCACGTACGCACCGCCGGTGAGGTAG